Proteins from a genomic interval of Symmachiella macrocystis:
- a CDS encoding proton-conducting transporter transmembrane domain-containing protein: protein MTNPTLAILCPQIILVATACLLLMVFQHRRLSKVWVGAIGVCIFIAAGAAKAWISSGIDATEIAEVTVDPHIETLQWIMLGVGGVFAGLLSQRSCGERSAVESVAMLLFSTAGGLLAAMADDLVLLTAALALAYLPLVLVLFVSERTPTAKGATLKFAIMAGLSLSLTVLGFVFLYALTGTTTLSVMNLNATTAAHHTAMPSAALILLITGLAIPLAAVPFHFAMVDVVNGVDGWTAGVLLLVPRLAAISALLRICLLPSPVATHVGVALLLVLAVITMLGGALMALTQTRVPRLLANLAMAQTGWWLFGLAVICWRVQQGDSLELQQARAAWTGQLGATSLALAGLSAVFLSLGGGDEKCRFTDELTGLSRTEPTLAAAVLLFLFSLAGLPPLLGFWSQAALLWTALAAYVPNPLDLVAFHRGFVTAAGAGVVGGMVMAAVAVRTISLMFFHPPLNKPQPRQGHIARLVAVALAFALIAASLFPRAVWDWLIR from the coding sequence ATGACCAATCCGACCCTCGCGATACTTTGTCCCCAGATCATTCTGGTTGCCACAGCCTGCTTGTTGCTGATGGTATTTCAACATCGCCGTCTCAGCAAAGTATGGGTGGGCGCGATCGGCGTCTGCATATTCATCGCCGCCGGCGCCGCTAAAGCGTGGATTTCCTCCGGCATTGATGCAACAGAGATCGCCGAGGTTACCGTCGATCCGCATATCGAGACATTGCAGTGGATCATGCTCGGCGTCGGTGGCGTATTCGCCGGCTTACTGTCGCAACGCTCTTGCGGCGAACGATCGGCCGTGGAAAGTGTGGCGATGCTATTGTTCAGCACAGCTGGAGGCCTGTTGGCGGCGATGGCTGATGATCTGGTGTTGCTGACCGCTGCGCTGGCCTTGGCCTACTTGCCACTGGTTTTGGTTCTGTTTGTTAGTGAGCGGACTCCAACGGCAAAAGGAGCGACGCTAAAATTCGCCATCATGGCGGGTTTATCGTTGAGTCTGACCGTTTTAGGGTTCGTGTTCCTGTATGCATTGACTGGCACGACGACGCTGTCGGTAATGAATCTCAACGCAACGACCGCAGCGCATCATACAGCAATGCCTAGCGCCGCCTTGATCTTGCTGATCACCGGCTTGGCGATTCCACTGGCAGCTGTGCCGTTTCATTTCGCGATGGTCGACGTCGTAAATGGCGTCGACGGTTGGACGGCGGGGGTCCTGTTGCTCGTACCGCGTCTGGCTGCGATTTCTGCCTTACTGCGAATTTGCTTGCTGCCTTCCCCTGTAGCGACGCACGTCGGAGTTGCTTTGCTGTTGGTTTTGGCGGTGATCACGATGTTGGGAGGGGCGTTGATGGCGCTGACTCAAACTCGTGTTCCACGACTCTTGGCCAACTTGGCGATGGCCCAGACCGGTTGGTGGCTGTTCGGTTTGGCGGTCATTTGTTGGCGCGTCCAACAAGGAGACAGCCTGGAATTGCAACAAGCACGCGCCGCTTGGACCGGTCAATTAGGGGCGACATCCCTCGCGCTGGCCGGTTTGTCCGCCGTGTTTTTGTCCTTGGGAGGTGGCGATGAAAAATGCCGGTTCACGGATGAACTGACCGGGTTGTCACGGACTGAGCCAACGTTGGCAGCGGCCGTGTTGCTATTTTTATTCAGCCTCGCAGGCCTTCCGCCACTGTTAGGTTTTTGGAGTCAAGCAGCTCTGTTGTGGACGGCCTTAGCAGCGTATGTGCCGAATCCGCTCGACCTAGTCGCGTTTCACCGCGGTTTCGTCACGGCTGCCGGCGCGGGCGTCGTCGGCGGGATGGTCATGGCAGCCGTTGCTGTACGCACAATCAGCCTGATGTTCTTCCATCCGCCGTTGAACAAACCCCAGCCGCGACAGGGTCATATAGCACGTCTCGTTGCCGTCGCACTGGCATTCGCGCTCATCGCCGCGAGCCTCTTTCCGCGGGCTGTGTGGGATTGGCTCATCCGTTAA
- a CDS encoding NADH-quinone oxidoreductase subunit NuoK, with product MTIDPAMLHNLLVFAMFQFVAGTLCVICRRSMFHLLLGGQIMLQGTCVALAALSASREDVSGAAWLFLIGGLATAQTVVAVTFFRVLSRRRTIETVTGHPQEDCRA from the coding sequence ATGACAATCGATCCGGCGATGTTGCACAATCTGCTCGTGTTCGCGATGTTTCAGTTCGTCGCAGGAACTCTTTGCGTGATCTGTCGGCGGAGTATGTTCCACTTGCTTTTGGGGGGACAAATCATGCTGCAAGGTACGTGCGTCGCCCTTGCTGCGCTTAGTGCATCGCGGGAAGATGTCAGCGGCGCTGCTTGGTTATTCCTCATCGGGGGCCTGGCCACTGCTCAAACCGTCGTGGCAGTGACATTTTTTCGGGTCCTGTCCCGCCGCCGCACAATCGAAACTGTAACCGGGCATCCACAGGAAGATTGCCGCGCGTGA
- a CDS encoding proton-conducting transporter transmembrane domain-containing protein encodes MIHVSLISTFFIPLTTCVVVLLGGLLRMPRACRALAGLGGLATSAAGASLLYVTSQQSEPLQVVVGEWFSLPGQIPFTVSLSLVADHTTAWLIFIVTVVGGLIVLHAAMGPSTAATDWCRLCLLSGAVSVTVLLLASENFLQLIVAWQLLAVAVCGLAGEAGADLRRRMAVRKSALVLSVGGCGLLIAACILWGTTGTLESAQLLAAIQNRDFTSQETIAGIGILVAAIAGCAQFPLWVWLPDAGEESPIVAACLQCVGSGVAGISLLLRFETFLAHIPNGLLVVAAIGSGTALAAGWIAATLTSRARLLAFVTIAYLGLIWLAVGTGAPDGIAVAGMQLAILSTGMAVICLATGRSRIEKTVALCATVGLCGVPLLSGFWSLTAILSLVRNAGVVADATTSTWWSVFFWCAVGAIFFTTVGLFRLLWPSAVHDAAMRENHAKAAPPTWPQHGVLLLLAGATLAAGAVLGPLTGWLNNYLLPGVAPMSEDRFVQTILTATVVGGVITAWLARVADSRLPTPVARLLRPFTTLGSREFYLRDYYFLGVALPLRAGSLLCRFVDWFFIDRILIGTFARLPVRFAKSAQSLQNGLIQFYALMIVAAVAMIFAVVLWSGTGVR; translated from the coding sequence GTGATCCACGTTAGTCTCATTTCGACATTTTTTATTCCACTCACGACTTGCGTGGTCGTGTTGCTGGGGGGATTACTGCGCATGCCCCGCGCCTGCCGGGCGCTCGCCGGTCTCGGTGGACTGGCAACCTCAGCCGCCGGCGCAAGCTTGTTGTATGTCACGTCGCAACAATCGGAACCGTTGCAAGTGGTCGTGGGCGAATGGTTTTCCCTGCCGGGACAAATCCCGTTCACCGTCTCGCTGTCACTGGTTGCCGACCACACGACCGCATGGCTGATTTTTATCGTCACGGTAGTTGGCGGGCTGATTGTTCTGCATGCGGCAATGGGGCCTTCAACGGCAGCCACGGATTGGTGCCGGTTGTGTCTGCTTTCAGGTGCTGTCAGCGTGACCGTCTTGTTGCTGGCCTCCGAGAATTTTCTGCAATTGATTGTGGCCTGGCAATTGCTGGCCGTCGCTGTGTGCGGCTTAGCGGGTGAAGCAGGGGCCGATTTGCGGCGTCGCATGGCCGTGCGAAAATCCGCGCTAGTGCTTTCAGTCGGCGGGTGTGGATTGCTGATCGCAGCGTGCATTTTGTGGGGGACGACGGGAACGTTGGAAAGCGCGCAGCTATTGGCCGCTATTCAAAATCGAGATTTCACCAGTCAGGAGACAATCGCCGGGATCGGCATCTTGGTGGCGGCCATTGCGGGTTGCGCACAGTTTCCGCTGTGGGTTTGGTTGCCCGATGCGGGTGAAGAATCCCCCATAGTGGCGGCTTGTTTGCAATGTGTGGGCAGCGGCGTCGCCGGGATTTCTCTGTTGCTACGCTTCGAAACGTTTCTCGCGCACATACCCAACGGATTGTTGGTGGTGGCCGCTATCGGCAGCGGGACGGCACTGGCCGCCGGGTGGATCGCCGCCACGCTCACGTCACGTGCACGACTTCTCGCCTTTGTTACGATTGCGTACTTGGGATTGATTTGGCTGGCTGTGGGAACCGGCGCGCCGGATGGTATCGCGGTCGCCGGGATGCAGTTGGCCATCCTCTCGACCGGCATGGCAGTTATTTGTCTGGCGACTGGCCGCTCTCGCATTGAAAAAACAGTCGCTCTTTGCGCGACCGTCGGGCTGTGTGGAGTTCCCCTGCTGTCGGGTTTTTGGAGCCTGACAGCGATTCTTTCCCTCGTCCGCAATGCGGGTGTTGTCGCCGACGCAACAACATCAACATGGTGGTCGGTATTTTTCTGGTGTGCGGTGGGGGCGATTTTTTTCACGACGGTCGGCCTGTTCCGATTACTGTGGCCCTCAGCTGTCCACGACGCAGCCATGCGCGAGAATCATGCAAAGGCAGCGCCCCCGACTTGGCCTCAACACGGCGTGTTGCTGCTGCTCGCCGGGGCGACCTTGGCCGCGGGTGCGGTGCTTGGTCCGTTGACTGGATGGCTGAACAATTATCTATTGCCCGGCGTCGCGCCGATGAGTGAGGATCGCTTTGTACAAACCATCCTCACCGCGACTGTTGTGGGCGGCGTCATCACGGCGTGGCTAGCGCGCGTTGCCGATAGTCGTCTTCCCACCCCGGTCGCGCGCCTCTTGCGACCATTCACGACTTTGGGAAGCCGCGAATTCTATTTGCGTGACTATTACTTCTTGGGCGTCGCTCTGCCGTTACGCGCCGGGTCGTTGCTCTGCCGGTTTGTGGATTGGTTTTTTATTGATCGCATACTCATCGGCACATTTGCGAGACTGCCGGTCAGATTCGCGAAGTCCGCGCAGTCGCTGCAAAACGGCTTGATACAGTTTTATGCCTTGATGATCGTGGCAGCAGTGGCCATGATTTTCGCGGTCGTTCTCTGGTCCGGCACCGGCGTGCGCTGA
- a CDS encoding polysaccharide deacetylase family protein, with translation MNGNDGKLHQQHWMLAVMGGLAIVCAFANQAAALEPIPDKLVVLTFDDSVKSHFTNARPILKDYGFGATFFITEGFTFKTNKRDYMTWEEIAQLHRDGFEIGNHTRDHKGVTAKSLDQVHEQLEAINARCKEHGIPRTVSFAYPGNAFDPDGFALLKKAGIKFARRGGAPEYPYDHGRGFAYEPGRDHPLLIPSAGDARPDWQLPDLIRAVEQARDGKIAVLQFHGVPDNEHPWVHTPEENFRAFMKYLHLHKYKVISLGDLAKYVDAEQTPRSYDTVIKERKAAMP, from the coding sequence ATGAATGGCAATGACGGAAAATTACACCAGCAGCATTGGATGTTGGCGGTCATGGGAGGCCTGGCGATTGTCTGCGCATTTGCGAATCAGGCTGCCGCCTTAGAACCGATCCCCGATAAGCTGGTGGTTTTGACATTCGATGATTCGGTGAAATCGCACTTCACCAACGCGCGGCCGATTCTCAAGGATTACGGGTTCGGCGCGACCTTCTTCATCACCGAAGGGTTTACGTTTAAGACAAACAAACGGGACTACATGACGTGGGAAGAGATCGCCCAATTGCATCGCGATGGATTTGAAATCGGCAATCATACCCGCGATCACAAAGGGGTGACTGCTAAGAGTCTGGATCAGGTGCATGAACAACTCGAAGCGATCAACGCCCGCTGTAAAGAACACGGCATCCCACGCACCGTCAGCTTTGCATATCCCGGCAATGCGTTTGATCCGGACGGCTTTGCGCTGTTGAAAAAGGCGGGGATCAAGTTCGCACGCCGCGGCGGCGCGCCGGAGTATCCCTATGATCATGGACGGGGCTTTGCCTACGAACCGGGACGCGACCACCCACTGTTGATCCCCTCCGCCGGTGACGCGCGGCCCGATTGGCAGCTGCCGGATCTGATCCGTGCTGTGGAACAGGCGCGGGACGGCAAGATCGCTGTGTTACAATTTCACGGCGTCCCGGACAACGAACATCCCTGGGTGCACACCCCGGAAGAAAACTTCCGCGCATTCATGAAGTATTTGCATCTGCACAAATACAAGGTGATATCACTGGGGGACTTGGCCAAGTACGTCGACGCGGAGCAAACACCGAGAAGTTACGACACAGTGATCAAAGAACGCAAAGCCGCCATGCCGTAA
- a CDS encoding sugar kinase, protein MHVVTFGEVMLRMAPEEFMRIPQALPGRLEITFGGGEVNVAVSIARQGGSASFLTSLPDNPLTDAFEAELRKFNVGTELVQRSDEGRFGVYYVETGANQRAGTVIYDRDYSSISLTAADAYDWETAFAGANWFHITGITPAISAAAAEAGLAAIKQAKQQGLTVSCDLNFRKKLWNWKPGTGTKDLAQQTMREFMPYVDVIVANEEDADMMLGIRADDTDVEAGQISVAAYETVARKIVAQYPNVSQVAITLRESLSASHNNWGALLFDVAHDRSFAAPLDKNGNYKPYEIRNIVDRVGGGDSFAGALVFALNTPESADPEAALRYAVAASCLKHSIKGDFNYATRAEIDALVSGSGSGRVQR, encoded by the coding sequence ATGCACGTCGTGACGTTCGGTGAAGTCATGCTTCGTATGGCGCCGGAAGAATTCATGCGGATTCCGCAAGCTCTGCCTGGGCGGCTGGAGATCACCTTTGGAGGCGGCGAGGTGAATGTGGCTGTCTCAATCGCCCGGCAAGGAGGCTCTGCGTCGTTTTTAACCAGCCTGCCTGACAATCCACTCACCGACGCCTTTGAGGCGGAACTCCGCAAATTCAATGTCGGAACCGAACTGGTCCAACGAAGCGACGAGGGCCGCTTTGGCGTCTATTACGTCGAAACCGGCGCCAATCAACGCGCGGGTACGGTGATCTACGACCGCGATTATAGTTCGATTTCCCTCACAGCCGCCGATGCATACGACTGGGAAACCGCCTTCGCCGGGGCCAATTGGTTTCACATCACCGGAATCACCCCAGCGATCAGCGCCGCAGCCGCAGAGGCGGGTTTGGCCGCCATAAAACAGGCCAAACAGCAGGGGCTGACTGTTTCTTGTGATCTGAACTTTCGCAAGAAACTGTGGAACTGGAAACCGGGAACCGGCACCAAGGATCTCGCACAGCAGACCATGCGGGAGTTCATGCCTTATGTCGATGTCATCGTCGCCAACGAGGAAGACGCCGACATGATGTTGGGCATTCGCGCCGACGACACCGACGTGGAAGCGGGGCAAATCAGCGTCGCCGCCTATGAGACCGTCGCAAGAAAAATCGTGGCCCAGTATCCCAACGTCTCACAAGTCGCCATCACGCTCCGCGAAAGCCTCTCTGCCAGTCATAATAACTGGGGCGCTTTGTTGTTCGACGTCGCTCATGACCGCAGTTTTGCGGCGCCGCTGGATAAAAATGGAAACTACAAGCCTTACGAAATCCGCAACATTGTCGACCGGGTCGGTGGCGGCGACTCCTTTGCGGGGGCATTGGTCTTTGCTTTGAACACACCCGAATCGGCCGATCCAGAAGCAGCCTTGCGTTATGCCGTCGCCGCCAGTTGCTTGAAACACAGCATCAAGGGAGATTTCAATTATGCTACCCGAGCGGAGATTGACGCTCTGGTTTCCGGCAGCGGTTCTGGGCGTGTGCAGCGTTGA
- a CDS encoding NADH-quinone oxidoreductase subunit J — MSVQGLPITTLIVCGLGAGGVALLLIQRKPAPRRTGTAIAIIALAVLLSLFPLTSGDSLIAISSSFISTLSFLVPAGCGLVATIAVITSRSRRRGLAWFVVAVLANTVLLFVGGTVIVGVMNLIVNVGFLGTLLLFAAVSETNDESPPESSWGITGLACAVSALLFTGLLSALPPAVSTEPPRATAIADSSSRFGWSDLGRSLLFDHGISLTVVSLLLMIAMVTVSRMMTGGPSEPTAQPAEGTAA, encoded by the coding sequence ATGAGCGTGCAAGGACTGCCGATAACGACGTTGATCGTCTGCGGACTGGGGGCTGGGGGAGTCGCTCTGCTGCTAATACAGCGCAAACCCGCACCGCGCCGCACGGGAACCGCTATCGCCATCATCGCCTTGGCCGTCCTGTTGAGCCTATTCCCACTCACCAGCGGCGATTCTCTCATCGCGATCTCGTCGTCGTTTATTTCGACGCTCTCCTTTCTGGTTCCAGCCGGTTGTGGATTGGTGGCTACCATTGCCGTCATTACCAGCCGCAGTCGTCGCCGTGGGCTGGCTTGGTTTGTTGTTGCGGTGTTGGCCAATACAGTACTGCTTTTTGTCGGCGGCACGGTGATCGTCGGTGTGATGAACCTCATCGTCAACGTGGGATTCCTCGGAACCTTGCTCCTCTTTGCCGCCGTTTCGGAGACGAACGACGAATCGCCCCCCGAATCGTCTTGGGGAATCACCGGGCTCGCCTGTGCGGTCTCGGCTTTGTTATTCACAGGACTACTCAGTGCACTGCCACCCGCCGTCTCTACAGAACCGCCCCGCGCGACAGCTATCGCAGATTCCTCCAGTCGATTTGGCTGGAGTGACTTGGGACGTTCGCTGTTGTTCGATCACGGCATCAGCCTGACCGTTGTCAGTCTGCTGTTGATGATCGCCATGGTAACCGTGTCGCGTATGATGACGGGCGGACCTTCGGAGCCGACGGCGCAACCTGCGGAGGGCACAGCGGCATGA
- a CDS encoding complex I subunit 4 family protein: MSDLVSSLVLLPLAGTIAVLVGGRARPRAAQGIATGFTIATLAATLWIAVTYDPLAVDTHSTSSSLFFPPTWHVDGINVWLLVLTALLTYAAVLITVIRAHPRIDLYLACLLILEAGLLGVFVTDNLLWLFLCWEVTRVSLFFLIGGWGGTDRRPAAIKFFLFTLVGSGLTFAGCGLLVLSHHWMSGSAEFTLNLQQLVTELPQLAAASSENAQYWAGIELWLFAAIGLGFAIHVPLFPLHIWLQDAAVEAPTAGLLMLCGAWIKIGLYGWLRLLLPLFPGLCGDLSGYFLWPAAIGAIYGVMLALVQDDLKRLTANLTVSYASFSVLGLFSSTVIGINGSLLALCSHGLSLGIVICVTSALFTRYRTREAEAFSGFASRYPRLAGVTFIGVASLIALPLTSGFIATATVSMGVVEIHPGFAITGLVALVLCTWCFLRVMQRVFGGTFREPVIDHPSWTPQETITQAIRGDLNLREMAAVLPLIIAVLCIGVAPQIFFSRTDTAVSQIVAQQQSLPAAVVRIDDRNLDR, encoded by the coding sequence ATGTCCGACTTAGTCTCTTCACTCGTCCTGCTCCCACTGGCCGGTACCATCGCCGTGCTCGTTGGGGGGCGTGCGCGCCCGCGGGCGGCGCAGGGGATAGCGACCGGCTTCACCATAGCAACATTGGCGGCAACGCTCTGGATCGCCGTTACCTATGATCCACTGGCCGTCGACACACATTCGACATCCAGTTCATTATTCTTTCCACCCACATGGCACGTCGATGGTATCAACGTTTGGTTGCTGGTCTTAACGGCCTTGCTGACCTATGCCGCTGTATTGATCACCGTCATCCGCGCCCATCCACGGATTGATTTGTATTTGGCATGCCTGCTCATTCTGGAAGCGGGTCTGCTGGGAGTCTTTGTGACGGACAATCTTCTGTGGTTGTTTCTCTGTTGGGAAGTGACGCGGGTGTCTCTGTTTTTTTTGATCGGCGGTTGGGGGGGAACCGATCGACGGCCGGCGGCAATCAAGTTCTTTTTGTTTACGCTCGTCGGCAGCGGTTTGACGTTTGCCGGTTGCGGGCTGCTAGTGCTTTCGCACCACTGGATGTCGGGCAGCGCGGAATTCACGTTGAATCTGCAGCAATTGGTCACGGAATTGCCACAACTCGCGGCGGCCAGTTCCGAAAACGCTCAGTATTGGGCCGGGATTGAATTGTGGCTGTTTGCGGCGATTGGTTTGGGCTTTGCGATTCATGTGCCATTGTTTCCACTGCATATTTGGTTGCAGGATGCCGCAGTCGAAGCGCCGACGGCGGGACTGTTGATGCTATGCGGCGCTTGGATAAAAATCGGCCTCTATGGCTGGTTGCGATTGTTATTGCCGCTGTTTCCCGGACTGTGCGGCGACCTCTCCGGATATTTTCTCTGGCCGGCCGCTATTGGTGCGATCTATGGCGTGATGCTGGCGCTGGTGCAGGATGACCTCAAGCGCTTAACGGCAAACTTGACGGTGAGTTACGCCAGCTTTTCGGTACTGGGACTGTTTTCAAGCACCGTGATCGGCATCAACGGCAGCCTGTTGGCACTGTGTAGTCATGGGTTGTCGCTGGGAATCGTGATCTGTGTGACCAGCGCGTTGTTCACGCGGTATCGCACGCGAGAAGCCGAGGCGTTTAGCGGATTTGCGAGTCGGTATCCTCGCTTGGCAGGCGTGACGTTCATTGGCGTCGCTTCTCTGATTGCGTTGCCGTTGACCAGTGGATTTATCGCGACAGCCACAGTCTCCATGGGCGTCGTGGAGATTCATCCGGGGTTTGCGATCACTGGTCTAGTGGCGCTTGTGCTGTGCACGTGGTGTTTCTTGCGAGTCATGCAACGCGTGTTTGGGGGAACGTTTCGCGAACCGGTCATCGATCATCCCTCCTGGACGCCGCAAGAGACCATCACCCAGGCGATTCGCGGAGATTTGAATCTGCGAGAAATGGCGGCTGTGTTGCCGCTGATCATCGCAGTATTGTGCATCGGCGTGGCGCCGCAAATTTTCTTCAGCCGCACCGATACGGCCGTGTCGCAAATTGTCGCACAGCAACAGTCGCTGCCTGCTGCCGTCGTACGCATTGATGACCGCAACTTAGATCGCTAA
- a CDS encoding sigma 54-interacting transcriptional regulator, protein MKRRQTTTGNLTRLLGGGSTPLFVMNAQRKLLVFNRGCEELTGFTAEDIVGRISHYGSSGETPVEELTAGLCPPPEVLAGEQRSAPAYLSTATGASLPRMLNFYPFCDEQGQVIHVLGIVSAIPQPPHVADPTAAQTVHAELAALRGNLRQRFGRQTLVCKGPATTRMLNQIDLAQHCRAAVFLQGEPGTGKQHIARVVHYGGDAKNTAFVAVDCRKLAASEIDRTVTRFLEAATDPAARGLGISAGSLFLGHVEHLPRDVQRRIVKAHDGEEPPALRLFSSSCFPLAEAVEREDLLFELQALLTTVTIEVPPLRDRPEDLLLLAQHFLEDLNRRGEKQVGGFARDAVKLFTEYNWPGNLEELFKVVGETHTAATGEMVLPADLPFRFRTGFDAQHLPPVEQFTSIPLEQLTSEYETELIQRALRQCKQNKSQAADLLQINRAKLYRRMEVLGIDDADSGEDQ, encoded by the coding sequence ATGAAACGCCGCCAAACTACGACCGGCAATTTGACGCGGCTACTTGGTGGCGGTTCGACGCCGCTGTTCGTGATGAACGCACAGCGGAAGCTGTTGGTGTTTAACCGCGGTTGCGAAGAATTGACCGGCTTTACGGCGGAGGACATTGTTGGTCGGATTAGCCATTACGGCAGCAGCGGCGAGACTCCGGTAGAGGAACTAACGGCCGGACTTTGCCCCCCGCCCGAGGTATTGGCCGGTGAGCAACGCAGCGCTCCGGCTTATCTCAGCACAGCAACCGGCGCGTCGTTGCCGCGGATGTTGAATTTCTATCCATTTTGCGATGAGCAGGGACAGGTGATTCATGTGTTGGGCATCGTGTCGGCGATTCCCCAACCACCGCACGTAGCCGACCCTACGGCAGCTCAAACGGTGCATGCCGAGTTAGCCGCTTTGCGGGGCAATCTACGGCAACGCTTCGGACGGCAAACGCTGGTTTGCAAAGGCCCGGCGACAACGCGGATGCTAAATCAAATCGATTTGGCGCAGCATTGCCGAGCAGCGGTTTTTCTACAAGGGGAACCCGGAACCGGCAAGCAACATATTGCCCGGGTGGTACACTACGGCGGGGACGCGAAAAACACCGCGTTTGTTGCTGTGGACTGCCGGAAACTAGCCGCCTCAGAGATCGACCGCACCGTTACGCGTTTTTTAGAAGCTGCAACCGACCCTGCGGCGCGCGGACTGGGCATTTCCGCAGGGTCTCTCTTTCTGGGCCATGTCGAACATTTGCCCCGCGACGTGCAGCGCCGCATTGTCAAAGCGCACGATGGGGAAGAACCGCCCGCATTGCGGTTGTTCAGTTCCAGTTGTTTTCCGCTGGCCGAGGCGGTCGAACGCGAAGATCTGCTGTTTGAATTACAGGCATTACTAACAACCGTCACGATCGAGGTACCGCCGCTACGGGACCGGCCGGAGGACTTGCTACTCCTCGCGCAGCACTTTCTTGAGGATTTGAATCGCCGTGGCGAAAAACAGGTTGGTGGTTTCGCGCGCGATGCGGTGAAACTTTTTACCGAATACAATTGGCCGGGTAACTTGGAAGAACTCTTCAAAGTCGTTGGCGAAACGCATACCGCAGCGACCGGAGAGATGGTCCTGCCGGCGGACCTGCCGTTTCGTTTCCGCACCGGTTTTGATGCTCAACACCTTCCGCCGGTGGAACAGTTCACCAGCATTCCGCTGGAACAACTGACGTCCGAGTACGAAACTGAATTGATCCAACGGGCATTACGGCAATGCAAGCAAAACAAAAGCCAAGCAGCCGACCTGTTGCAAATCAATCGCGCGAAACTGTATCGTCGCATGGAAGTATTAGGGATTGATGATGCGGATTCGGGGGAGGACCAATAG
- a CDS encoding helix-turn-helix domain-containing protein: protein MKTIFTTGQVAKICKVAPRTVSKWFDSGRLRGYRIPGSQDRRIPREHLIRFLKEHGMPLGELEDEAVGKVLLVGSDTVIRNNLTEHMPPDVFKLEYANSGFEAGIQAESLHPDCVVIDFVMGRNDAIMIAQNLKKNNEYAETVLIGLLNDEDNSAGFDRTIFNETFRKPFDAALLAERIRTLVGRRKQLA, encoded by the coding sequence ATGAAGACGATCTTCACTACTGGACAGGTAGCCAAGATCTGTAAAGTTGCGCCCCGCACCGTCAGCAAGTGGTTCGACTCAGGTCGCCTTCGAGGTTATCGCATTCCCGGATCGCAAGACCGGCGAATTCCCCGCGAGCACCTCATTCGGTTCCTGAAAGAACACGGTATGCCCTTGGGCGAGCTAGAAGACGAAGCCGTTGGCAAAGTCTTGCTCGTCGGGTCTGACACGGTGATTCGCAACAACCTGACCGAACACATGCCCCCTGATGTGTTTAAACTTGAATACGCCAACAGCGGCTTTGAAGCGGGCATTCAAGCCGAATCGTTGCACCCTGACTGTGTCGTTATCGACTTTGTCATGGGACGTAACGATGCGATCATGATCGCACAGAACCTTAAAAAGAATAACGAGTACGCCGAAACAGTTTTGATCGGTCTACTCAACGACGAAGATAATTCGGCCGGATTCGACCGAACGATCTTCAACGAGACCTTCCGTAAGCCTTTCGACGCTGCCCTGCTCGCGGAACGTATCCGCACGCTGGTCGGTCGTCGCAAGCAACTTGCTTAG